From the Ctenopharyngodon idella isolate HZGC_01 chromosome 3, HZGC01, whole genome shotgun sequence genome, one window contains:
- the LOC127508651 gene encoding E3 ubiquitin/ISG15 ligase TRIM25-like isoform X1 gives MAEASISVDQDQFCCPVCLDLLKDPVTIPCGHSYCMSCITDFWDQEDQKGINRCPLCKQTFTPRPVLGRNVVIAEMVEKLKKTRLQSAPAAPAAPAVDHTESGDVQCDSCTGIKQKAVKSCLECRSSYCQNHLEQHENLFRSKRHNLMDATGPLQEMICPQHEKKRHFKETQRNIQQRIQQKEKDLQRLREAVESHKRSAQTAVQDSERIFTELICSIERHRSEVIQLIRDQERDAVSRAEERQERLEQEINDLRRRDAELKQLSEIDDHVHFLQSLSSVSLSESTDSFTVSSHLSFDEVVKSVSQLRDEMQQFCSEETEMISGRVKIVQVILAPEYQTREEFLQYFRLLTLDVNSVHYRHRLFEENTAITFSDTRLPYPDHPDRFDCWGQAMCRQSLTGRCYWEVEWSGRGETSGVDISVAYKSIRRKGSDPEIDAGCNNQSWRLYCTPDYCSFWHNNIETELPVVSSRRIGVYVDHSAGILSFYSVSDTMSLIHRVQTTFTQPLYAMLGPYYNTRVKLCQMTN, from the exons ATGGCAGAAGCCAGCATTTCAGTGGATCAGGATCAGTTCTGCTGTCCTGTGTGTCTGGATCTCCTGAAGGATCCAGTGACGATTCCCTGCggacacagttactgtatgAGCTGCATCACTGACTTCTGGGATCAGGAGGATCAGAAGGGAATCAACAGATGTCCATTATGCAAACAGACCTTCACACCAAGACCAGTTTTAGGTAGGAATGTGGTGATTGCTGAGATggtggagaaactgaagaagacGAGACTCCAATCTGCTCCTGCTGCTCCTGCTGCTCCTGCAGTTGATCACACTGAATCTGGAGATGTTCAGTGTGACTCCTGCACTGGAATAAAACAGAAAGCAGTGAAGTCGTGTCTGGAGTGTCGAAGCTCTTACTGTCAAAATCACCTTGAACAGCATGAGAATCTCTTCAGAAGTAAAAGACACAATCTGATGGATGCCACTGGACCACTGCAGGAGATGATCTGTCCTCAACATGAAAAAAAG AGACATTTTAAGGAAACCCAGAGAAACATCCAGCAGAGAATCCAGCAGAAAGAGAAAGATCTTCAGCGTctgagagaggctgtggagtctcataag CGCTCTGCTCAGACCGCAGTGCaggacagtgagaggatcttcactgagctcatcTGCTCCATTGAGAGACATCGCTCTGAGGTGATTcagctgatcagagatcaggaacGAGATGCAGTGAGTCGAGCTGAAGAACGACAGGAGAgactggagcaggagatcaatgatctgaggaggagagacgcTGAGCTGAAGCAGCTTTCAGAGATAGATGATCATGTTCATTTCCTCCAG AGTTTGtcgtctgtctctctctctgaatcTACAGACAGTTTCACTGTCAGTTCTCATCTGTCTTTTGATGAAGTAGTGAAATCTGTCTCTCAACTCAGAGATGAAATGCAGCAGTTCTGCAGTGAGGAGACAGAAATGATATCTGGAAGAG TGAAAATCGTCCAGGTCATTTTGGCTCCTGAATATCAGACCAGAGAGGAGTTTCTACAAT ATTTCCGTCTGTTGACTCTGGATGTGAACTCAGTACATTATCGGCACCGTCTGTTTGAGGAAAATACAGCGATCACCTTCTCTGACACACGTCTGCcatatcctgatcatccagacagatttgattgTTGGGGGCAGGCGATGTGTAGACAAAGTTTgactggacgctgttactgggaggtgGAGTGGAGTGGCAGAGGAGAGACATCAGGAGTAGATATATCAGTGGCATATAAGAGCATCAGGAGGAAGGGATCAGATCCTGAGATTGATGCTGGATGCAATAATCAATCCTGGAGATTGTACTGCACTCCTGACTATTGCTCATTCTGGCACAATAACATCGAGACTGAACTCCCTGTAGTGTCCAGCCgtagaataggagtgtatgtggatcacagcgCAGGGATtttgtccttctacagcgtctcagacacaatgagcctcatccacagagtccagaccacattcactcagcCGCTCTATGCCATGCTTGGACCATATTATAACACAAGGGTGAAACTGTGTCAAATGACCAATTAA
- the LOC127508651 gene encoding E3 ubiquitin-protein ligase TRIM47-like isoform X2 produces MAEASISVDQDQFCCPVCLDLLKDPVTIPCGHSYCMSCITDFWDQEDQKGINRCPLCKQTFTPRPVLGRNVVIAEMVEKLKKTRLQSAPAAPAAPAVDHTESGDVQCDSCTGIKQKAVKSCLECRSSYCQNHLEQHENLFRSKRHNLMDATGPLQEMICPQHEKKRHFKETQRNIQQRIQQKEKDLQRLREAVESHKRSAQTAVQDSERIFTELICSIERHRSEVIQLIRDQERDAVSRAEERQERLEQEINDLRRRDAELKQLSEIDDHVHFLQSLSSVSLSESTDSFTVSSHLSFDEVVKSVSQLRDEMQQFCSEETEMISGRVKIVQVILAPEYQTREEFLQFASLTMKNCISDDTLHY; encoded by the exons ATGGCAGAAGCCAGCATTTCAGTGGATCAGGATCAGTTCTGCTGTCCTGTGTGTCTGGATCTCCTGAAGGATCCAGTGACGATTCCCTGCggacacagttactgtatgAGCTGCATCACTGACTTCTGGGATCAGGAGGATCAGAAGGGAATCAACAGATGTCCATTATGCAAACAGACCTTCACACCAAGACCAGTTTTAGGTAGGAATGTGGTGATTGCTGAGATggtggagaaactgaagaagacGAGACTCCAATCTGCTCCTGCTGCTCCTGCTGCTCCTGCAGTTGATCACACTGAATCTGGAGATGTTCAGTGTGACTCCTGCACTGGAATAAAACAGAAAGCAGTGAAGTCGTGTCTGGAGTGTCGAAGCTCTTACTGTCAAAATCACCTTGAACAGCATGAGAATCTCTTCAGAAGTAAAAGACACAATCTGATGGATGCCACTGGACCACTGCAGGAGATGATCTGTCCTCAACATGAAAAAAAG AGACATTTTAAGGAAACCCAGAGAAACATCCAGCAGAGAATCCAGCAGAAAGAGAAAGATCTTCAGCGTctgagagaggctgtggagtctcataag CGCTCTGCTCAGACCGCAGTGCaggacagtgagaggatcttcactgagctcatcTGCTCCATTGAGAGACATCGCTCTGAGGTGATTcagctgatcagagatcaggaacGAGATGCAGTGAGTCGAGCTGAAGAACGACAGGAGAgactggagcaggagatcaatgatctgaggaggagagacgcTGAGCTGAAGCAGCTTTCAGAGATAGATGATCATGTTCATTTCCTCCAG AGTTTGtcgtctgtctctctctctgaatcTACAGACAGTTTCACTGTCAGTTCTCATCTGTCTTTTGATGAAGTAGTGAAATCTGTCTCTCAACTCAGAGATGAAATGCAGCAGTTCTGCAGTGAGGAGACAGAAATGATATCTGGAAGAG TGAAAATCGTCCAGGTCATTTTGGCTCCTGAATATCAGACCAGAGAGGAGTTTCTACAAT TTGCATCTCTGACAATGAAGAACTGCATCAGTGATGACACTTTACactactga